One segment of Aquimarina sp. BL5 DNA contains the following:
- a CDS encoding VWA domain-containing protein, with protein sequence MYLLEEKIYFWLLLVIPILILLFLGVLIWKKATQKKFADKELLKKLSPNQSVFKSVLKVVIISLALACFIMALVNPKVGTKLETVKREGVDVVFAIDVSKSMLAEDIAPNRLEKSKQLVTQIINNLASDRVGIIAYAASAFPQLPITTDYGSAKMFLQSMNTDMLSSQGTAINEAIELAKTYYDDEEQTNRVMFIISDGEDHEGNVESMAEAAAEEGIKIFTIGVGTTKGGPIPIKRNGIVQTYKKNSQGETVITKLNTTILQEIANQANGTYIDGTSTNAVVENVTELLQGMDKKEFEAKQFADFKDQFQWFLGAGLLLLFLDIFLLERKTSWVKKLNLFNEQ encoded by the coding sequence ATGTACTTACTAGAAGAAAAAATATATTTTTGGTTGTTATTGGTGATACCAATACTAATCCTATTATTTCTAGGTGTTTTAATTTGGAAAAAAGCGACTCAGAAAAAGTTTGCTGATAAAGAGTTATTGAAAAAACTAAGTCCAAACCAATCAGTTTTTAAATCAGTACTTAAAGTAGTCATTATTAGTTTGGCGTTAGCATGCTTCATTATGGCTTTGGTCAATCCCAAAGTTGGGACTAAATTGGAAACCGTAAAACGAGAAGGTGTAGATGTTGTATTTGCTATTGACGTATCTAAAAGTATGTTAGCAGAAGATATTGCCCCTAATCGATTAGAGAAATCTAAACAATTGGTGACTCAAATTATTAATAATTTGGCAAGTGATCGTGTGGGTATTATAGCATATGCTGCTAGTGCATTTCCGCAATTACCAATTACAACAGATTATGGATCTGCTAAAATGTTTTTGCAATCAATGAATACAGACATGCTCTCTTCGCAGGGAACAGCTATTAATGAAGCTATAGAATTAGCAAAAACATATTATGATGACGAAGAGCAAACCAATCGGGTTATGTTTATTATAAGTGATGGAGAGGATCATGAAGGAAATGTAGAGTCTATGGCAGAAGCTGCTGCAGAAGAAGGTATTAAAATATTTACTATAGGTGTTGGGACTACAAAAGGAGGTCCAATTCCGATTAAGCGTAACGGAATTGTGCAGACGTATAAGAAAAATAGTCAAGGTGAAACTGTAATTACGAAATTAAATACGACAATTTTACAGGAAATTGCCAATCAAGCAAATGGCACATACATTGATGGTACTAGTACCAATGCGGTAGTCGAGAATGTTACGGAGTTATTGCAAGGCATGGACAAGAAAGAATTTGAAGCCAAGCAGTTCGCAGATTTCAAAGATCAATTTCAGTGGTTCTTGGGAGCTGGTTTATTATTATTATTTTTAGATATTTTCTTATTAGAAAGAAAAACATCTTGGGTTAAAAAATTAAATCTGTTTAATGAGCAATAG
- a CDS encoding flavodoxin family protein, producing the protein MKKGIIIQGSSRSDGDTNTVVSYLKDVTGFDVVDLNQREINYFDYEFKNEDDSEVIFKNIVQNYQTIVLATPVYWYTMSGIMKVFLDRISDYLYKEKDFGRMLRGKEMAMISCSNDDDRADEFHLPFSRSAAYLGMDYLGDVHAWIKGKELSVEVKEKIDALALKIKN; encoded by the coding sequence TTGAAAAAAGGAATCATAATTCAAGGAAGTTCCAGAAGTGATGGAGATACAAATACAGTTGTCTCCTATCTAAAAGATGTGACAGGTTTTGATGTAGTGGATTTGAACCAAAGAGAAATAAACTACTTTGATTATGAGTTTAAAAATGAAGATGATTCTGAAGTAATTTTCAAAAATATTGTTCAGAATTATCAAACAATAGTATTAGCCACACCAGTATATTGGTATACAATGAGTGGAATAATGAAAGTGTTTTTAGATAGAATTTCTGATTATTTGTATAAAGAGAAAGATTTCGGAAGGATGCTGAGAGGAAAAGAGATGGCAATGATAAGTTGTAGTAATGATGATGATAGAGCTGATGAGTTTCATCTTCCCTTTTCTCGAAGTGCAGCATATTTAGGAATGGATTATTTAGGAGATGTTCATGCGTGGATTAAGGGTAAAGAACTTTCTGTAGAAGTAAAAGAGAAAATAGATGCTCTGGCGTTAAAAATAAAAAATTGA
- a CDS encoding VWA domain-containing protein yields MFENFTFENPQFFWLFLILPLAIAYYIWKRNKQQAELKISSIKGFKVSGSWLAKLKPLLLLARLIALALIITAMARPRTVDVSTKTKTTRGIDIVMAIDVSASMLARDLRPNRLEALKDVAAEFIQGRPNDRIGLVLYAAESFTKTPITSDKAIVLSAMKEIEYNNLLENGTAIGMGLATSVNRLKDSKAKSKVIILLTDGSNNSGFIDPKIASELAVEYGIKTYTIGIGTNGMALAPVAVRPNGSFQYGNVKVEIDEELLKEIAKVTKGKYFRATNNKKLEQIYEEIDKLEKTDVEEFKFYNYEEKFRPLVLLAGLLLLVEFLLRFTIFRSFI; encoded by the coding sequence ATGTTTGAAAATTTCACATTTGAGAATCCACAGTTTTTTTGGTTGTTTTTAATACTGCCATTAGCCATTGCCTACTATATTTGGAAACGAAATAAGCAGCAGGCAGAACTTAAAATTTCTAGTATCAAAGGATTTAAAGTTTCTGGAAGTTGGTTGGCTAAACTTAAGCCATTATTGCTTTTAGCGAGATTAATTGCTTTAGCACTCATAATTACCGCTATGGCTAGACCCAGAACGGTTGATGTTTCAACTAAAACGAAAACAACTAGAGGAATTGATATTGTCATGGCAATTGATGTATCTGCCAGTATGCTTGCCAGAGATTTAAGACCCAACCGTTTAGAGGCTTTAAAAGATGTTGCTGCAGAGTTTATTCAGGGAAGGCCCAATGATAGGATTGGTTTAGTTCTGTATGCTGCAGAAAGTTTTACAAAAACACCAATAACAAGTGATAAAGCGATTGTACTTAGTGCAATGAAAGAAATTGAATATAATAATCTATTAGAAAACGGAACTGCTATCGGTATGGGACTTGCTACCTCTGTGAATAGATTAAAAGATAGTAAAGCAAAAAGTAAAGTGATTATTCTATTAACTGATGGCTCTAATAATTCAGGCTTTATTGATCCTAAAATTGCATCAGAATTAGCAGTAGAATATGGTATCAAAACATATACTATAGGTATTGGAACCAATGGTATGGCACTAGCTCCTGTTGCCGTTAGGCCTAATGGATCATTTCAATATGGAAATGTAAAAGTAGAGATAGATGAGGAACTTTTAAAAGAAATTGCCAAGGTTACCAAAGGAAAATATTTTAGAGCGACTAACAATAAAAAGTTAGAGCAGATATATGAAGAAATAGATAAGCTAGAAAAAACCGATGTGGAGGAATTTAAATTCTATAATTACGAAGAAAAATTCAGGCCATTGGTATTGTTAGCTGGTTTGTTATTATTGGTAGAATTCTTATTAAGATTTACCATATTTAGAAGTTTTATATAA
- a CDS encoding DUF4381 domain-containing protein, which yields MKNYKLPIINERHFVPSLKEVRGMLIICFLLVLSGNISAQVSAGIDSTSIQIGEEIRYKMLVEADSTQIVIFPEGQTFSPLEVIESYKTDTTKSGNRFSLIKEYALTQFDSGSYTIPRQKVMIGDQVFFTDSLKVEVRDVLVDTTKQKMYEIKPLVDVDASFFNWKKYIWWIIIPILLIGLIAFFLLRRKKRKEAKENELPPYERAILALQRIDESHLLEQDSHKEYYSQLSDTARKYIDEEVYDHAMESTTDELIARLDEEIKTGALNLDKQTIEELKSVLKTADMAKFAKSKPDIGTAKADRNVIERVINETKNAIPEPTEEELLADEEYRKTVAEKKLRRKIIFGSLAGIGVIAITLTIFIIVKGYDAVKDSLLGHPTKELAETEWISSAYGSPPVTISTPKVLIRNNFQLTEEQKQILKGNETFVYGSLIGNFYITVSTIQYNQKTEVDLNKVVEGVVGNFESQGAKNITVKDEEYETLAGAKGIKVFGSLEVMNTVTKKEQKSDYLMLNFAESGGFQQIMVVYDKEDRYAKDVAQRIINSVELKNAK from the coding sequence ATGAAGAATTACAAATTACCAATCATAAACGAAAGACACTTTGTTCCCTCTTTGAAGGAGGTTAGAGGAATGTTAATTATATGTTTCTTACTGGTTTTATCGGGAAATATTTCTGCTCAGGTTTCTGCGGGTATTGATTCTACCTCCATTCAGATTGGAGAAGAAATTAGGTATAAAATGCTGGTAGAGGCAGATTCTACTCAAATAGTTATTTTTCCAGAAGGACAGACGTTTTCACCGCTAGAAGTAATAGAATCCTATAAAACTGATACTACTAAGAGTGGTAATAGATTCAGTTTAATTAAGGAGTATGCATTAACGCAATTTGATTCAGGGTCTTACACGATTCCAAGACAGAAAGTGATGATAGGAGATCAAGTTTTTTTCACGGATTCTCTGAAAGTAGAAGTACGAGATGTATTGGTAGATACTACAAAACAAAAGATGTATGAGATCAAGCCATTGGTAGATGTAGATGCTTCTTTTTTTAATTGGAAAAAATATATTTGGTGGATAATCATCCCAATATTATTAATCGGATTGATCGCTTTCTTTCTTTTAAGAAGGAAGAAACGAAAAGAAGCCAAAGAAAATGAATTGCCACCTTATGAGAGAGCAATTTTAGCCCTTCAGCGAATAGATGAATCGCATTTATTAGAGCAAGATTCTCATAAAGAGTACTATTCGCAATTAAGTGATACTGCTCGTAAATATATTGATGAAGAAGTATATGATCATGCGATGGAGAGTACCACAGACGAATTGATTGCTCGTCTTGATGAGGAAATAAAAACTGGAGCTTTAAATCTTGATAAACAAACCATTGAAGAGTTGAAGTCTGTATTAAAAACTGCAGACATGGCCAAGTTTGCTAAATCTAAACCGGATATTGGAACTGCAAAGGCAGACAGAAATGTTATTGAACGTGTAATTAACGAGACTAAAAATGCAATTCCAGAACCAACGGAGGAAGAGTTATTAGCAGATGAAGAATATCGAAAAACAGTAGCAGAGAAAAAATTAAGAAGAAAGATAATATTTGGAAGTTTAGCGGGTATTGGCGTAATAGCAATTACATTAACTATTTTTATTATAGTTAAAGGCTATGACGCTGTAAAAGATTCGCTTCTAGGACATCCAACTAAGGAGTTAGCCGAAACAGAGTGGATTAGTAGTGCTTATGGTTCTCCACCAGTTACCATTTCTACGCCCAAGGTGTTAATTAGGAATAATTTTCAACTTACTGAAGAGCAAAAACAAATTCTTAAAGGAAATGAGACTTTTGTTTATGGAAGCTTAATAGGAAACTTTTATATCACGGTCTCTACAATACAGTATAATCAAAAAACAGAGGTAGATCTTAATAAAGTAGTAGAAGGTGTTGTAGGTAATTTTGAATCTCAGGGAGCTAAGAATATTACGGTTAAAGATGAAGAATACGAAACATTAGCAGGAGCTAAGGGAATAAAAGTCTTCGGAAGTCTAGAAGTAATGAATACAGTAACTAAGAAGGAACAAAAAAGCGACTATTTGATGCTCAATTTTGCAGAAAGTGGAGGTTTTCAGCAGATTATGGTAGTGTATGATAAAGAAGACCGATATGCTAAAGATGTTGCCCAGCGCATTATTAACTCAGTAGAACTTAAAAATGCCAAATAA
- a CDS encoding DUF58 domain-containing protein: protein MDTKELLKKVRKIEIKTRRLSDHIFGGEYHSTFKGRGMTFSEVRQYQFGDDVRNIDWNVTARYNEPYIKVFEEERELTMMLMVDVSGSQLFGTKQQFKKEIITEIAATLAFSATQNNDKIGLILFTDDIELFIPPKKGRSHVLRIIRELLEHEPKSKKTNITEALKFLSNVMKKKAIVFILSDFITDDYQQTLKIVGGKHDVTGIRVYDRREEEIPNLGMVQMEDEETGELLLVNTGSKKMRVNYAKYYQERIDYFRDSFTRSGAGSLSSRVDESYVKKLLGYFKRRG, encoded by the coding sequence ATGGATACCAAAGAGTTACTAAAAAAAGTTCGAAAAATTGAGATCAAGACCAGGCGCTTGAGCGATCATATATTTGGAGGAGAATATCACTCTACCTTCAAAGGGCGTGGTATGACCTTTAGCGAAGTTCGTCAATATCAATTCGGAGACGATGTTCGTAATATAGATTGGAATGTCACCGCTCGATATAACGAGCCTTATATCAAAGTTTTTGAAGAGGAACGGGAATTGACAATGATGTTGATGGTGGACGTTTCTGGATCACAATTGTTTGGAACCAAACAGCAGTTCAAAAAAGAAATTATAACAGAGATTGCCGCAACTTTAGCTTTTTCAGCTACGCAGAATAATGATAAAATTGGATTGATCTTATTTACAGATGATATTGAACTTTTTATTCCGCCAAAGAAAGGAAGATCTCACGTGCTTAGGATTATTAGGGAACTTTTAGAACACGAACCGAAAAGTAAAAAAACAAATATTACCGAAGCATTGAAGTTTTTATCTAACGTGATGAAGAAAAAAGCGATAGTTTTTATACTTTCTGATTTCATTACGGATGATTATCAGCAAACGCTTAAGATTGTGGGTGGAAAACACGATGTTACCGGGATTAGAGTCTATGATCGAAGAGAAGAAGAAATTCCGAATTTAGGAATGGTGCAGATGGAAGATGAGGAAACAGGAGAGTTACTATTGGTAAATACGGGTTCTAAGAAAATGAGAGTGAACTATGCTAAGTACTATCAGGAACGCATAGATTATTTTAGAGATAGTTTTACCAGAAGTGGAGCGGGATCATTGAGCAGTCGTGTGGACGAAAGTTATGTAAAAAAGTTGTTAGGATATTTTAAACGAAGAGGATAG
- a CDS encoding MoxR family ATPase: MEENSSVDIASINEKIQRESAFVDLLTLEINKVIVGQKHMVERLLIGLLGQGHILLEGVPGLAKTLAINTLSKAVHGSFSRIQFTPDLLPADVTGTLIFNMKENDFSIKKGPIFANFVLADEINRAPAKVQSALLEAMQEKQVTIGDETFVLDKPFLVMATMNPVEQEGTYPLPEAQVDRFMLKTVIDYPKLEDEQLIVRANLKGSFEKVNPVVSVEQIINAQKAVREVYMDEKIEKYILDIIFATRFPEKYGLEELKPLINFGASPRGSINMATAAKCFAFIKRRGYVIPEDVRAVVHDVLRHRIGITYEAEAENVTSVDIINKIVNEIEVP, from the coding sequence ATGGAAGAAAATAGTTCTGTTGATATTGCTTCAATCAATGAGAAAATACAGAGAGAATCTGCATTTGTAGATTTACTTACTTTAGAGATTAATAAGGTAATCGTTGGCCAGAAACATATGGTAGAACGTTTACTGATAGGATTGCTTGGACAAGGGCATATTTTATTAGAAGGTGTTCCCGGACTAGCAAAGACGTTAGCGATTAATACATTGTCTAAGGCTGTTCACGGTAGTTTTAGTCGTATCCAGTTTACGCCAGACTTATTACCTGCAGATGTAACAGGTACATTAATCTTTAATATGAAAGAAAATGATTTTTCTATTAAGAAAGGTCCTATTTTCGCCAATTTCGTATTAGCGGATGAGATCAACCGTGCTCCTGCAAAGGTACAAAGTGCTTTACTTGAAGCCATGCAGGAAAAACAAGTTACTATTGGTGATGAAACGTTTGTTTTAGATAAACCATTTTTGGTAATGGCAACTATGAATCCAGTAGAGCAAGAAGGAACATATCCACTACCGGAGGCACAGGTAGACCGTTTTATGCTAAAAACAGTGATTGATTACCCTAAATTAGAGGATGAACAATTAATCGTTCGTGCAAATCTAAAAGGATCTTTCGAAAAAGTAAATCCGGTAGTTTCTGTGGAACAGATTATTAATGCTCAGAAAGCTGTAAGAGAGGTTTACATGGACGAAAAAATTGAGAAATATATTCTTGATATTATTTTTGCGACTCGTTTCCCTGAAAAATACGGTCTAGAAGAATTGAAACCGTTAATTAATTTTGGTGCTTCTCCAAGGGGAAGTATTAATATGGCCACAGCCGCTAAGTGTTTTGCTTTTATAAAAAGAAGAGGATATGTTATTCCAGAAGATGTTCGTGCTGTAGTACATGACGTATTACGTCATCGTATTGGTATTACATATGAGGCCGAGGCCGAAAATGTAACTTCAGTAGATATAATTAATAAGATTGTAAACGAGATTGAAGTACCATAG
- a CDS encoding SDR family NAD(P)-dependent oxidoreductase, translating into MKTALITGATSGIGKSTAYEFAKHGINLILCGRRQERLQKLQTALSKKVRVHILCFDVRDKEGVFNSIGELPEEFSSIDILVNNAGNAHGLDPIQTGNLDDWDAMLDINVKGLLYVSKAVIPKMISQKSGHIINIGSIAGKEVYPNGNVYCASKHAVDAINKGMQIDLNQYGIRVGAIHPGLVETEFSNVRFKGDDKKADTVYNGFDPLRPEDIADIIVFVVTRPYHVNIADLVVFPTAQANSTIINKSS; encoded by the coding sequence ATGAAAACAGCACTAATAACTGGGGCGACTAGTGGAATTGGAAAGTCAACTGCCTATGAATTTGCTAAACACGGCATCAATCTTATACTTTGTGGAAGAAGACAAGAACGTCTCCAAAAATTACAAACTGCATTAAGTAAAAAAGTAAGAGTACATATACTCTGCTTTGATGTTCGGGATAAAGAAGGTGTTTTTAACAGTATTGGCGAACTTCCAGAAGAATTTAGTTCTATAGACATATTGGTTAATAATGCTGGTAATGCTCACGGTCTTGATCCTATCCAGACAGGAAACCTAGATGATTGGGATGCTATGTTAGATATCAATGTAAAAGGATTGTTGTATGTTTCTAAAGCGGTAATCCCAAAAATGATTTCACAAAAATCTGGTCATATTATTAATATTGGTTCCATAGCCGGCAAAGAAGTATACCCTAACGGAAACGTATACTGTGCCAGTAAACACGCAGTAGATGCAATTAATAAGGGAATGCAAATAGATCTTAATCAATATGGAATACGCGTAGGAGCAATTCATCCAGGATTGGTAGAAACAGAATTTAGCAATGTACGATTCAAAGGTGATGATAAAAAGGCAGATACCGTCTATAATGGTTTCGATCCTCTAAGACCAGAAGATATTGCGGACATTATCGTTTTTGTAGTCACTAGACCTTATCACGTAAATATTGCAGATCTAGTGGTTTTCCCAACAGCGCAAGCCAACAGCACCATTATAAATAAAAGTTCATAA
- a CDS encoding ATP-binding protein: MINKRLLIKNLLAHNDENSFYDKKRKLNIGEKEGKAKFLKHICALSNSNPKNNSYIVIGVEDEDNQIIGVDFFDDSKIQNLVNAYLSNPPLVTYENIPFPHLPSDKVVGLVSIRSQEGKLCSLRKNIWKYYGGAVFFRDGSISMPKVFDIKIKDVNSEIVESIESHAQNNIELTLDGVFDFMNSRKDYNPNYKVFKEYFVVCWSAKEKRIKNETYYSRVDIALINEQVKLFYSQFDEVSISITDEEFKIIEYVQLGLQDTFDYYPLEEVTIKFKNNVSYDIESKLLFEPPQFERKTLFHLYNSNNSLIEKLKKKMSLTKNEQKDLLNLPVTYLLCYFNDFNEAKDKLEEAKPYLKNYSDEKVYILYKESMRILRKVRYN, from the coding sequence ATGATTAATAAACGTCTTTTAATAAAAAATCTTTTAGCACATAATGACGAGAATAGTTTTTATGATAAGAAACGTAAGCTCAATATTGGCGAAAAAGAAGGAAAAGCTAAATTCCTTAAACACATATGTGCGCTTTCTAATTCTAATCCGAAAAACAATTCATATATCGTTATCGGAGTCGAAGATGAAGATAATCAGATTATAGGTGTAGACTTTTTTGATGATAGTAAAATCCAAAACCTAGTTAATGCTTATCTTTCTAACCCTCCTTTAGTTACCTACGAAAACATCCCCTTTCCTCATTTACCAAGTGATAAGGTGGTAGGATTGGTTTCCATACGTTCTCAAGAAGGAAAGCTGTGTTCTCTGCGCAAAAATATCTGGAAATACTATGGAGGCGCAGTATTTTTTAGAGATGGTAGCATCAGTATGCCGAAAGTGTTTGATATTAAAATCAAAGATGTAAATTCTGAAATCGTAGAATCTATAGAAAGTCATGCGCAAAACAATATCGAATTGACGCTAGATGGTGTTTTTGATTTCATGAATTCTAGAAAAGATTATAACCCAAATTACAAAGTTTTTAAAGAATATTTTGTCGTTTGTTGGTCTGCAAAAGAGAAGCGTATAAAGAATGAAACATATTACTCAAGAGTAGATATTGCATTGATTAATGAACAGGTAAAGTTATTTTACTCACAATTTGATGAAGTTAGCATTTCAATTACTGATGAAGAATTTAAAATTATAGAATATGTGCAACTTGGCTTACAAGACACATTTGATTATTACCCTTTAGAAGAGGTTACAATCAAGTTTAAAAACAATGTAAGTTACGATATAGAAAGTAAGCTACTGTTCGAACCTCCGCAATTTGAGCGAAAAACCTTATTTCATTTATACAACAGTAATAATTCGTTAATAGAGAAATTAAAAAAGAAAATGTCGTTAACAAAAAACGAACAAAAAGATCTATTAAACCTACCTGTGACCTATCTTTTATGTTATTTCAATGATTTTAACGAGGCAAAAGATAAATTAGAAGAAGCAAAACCGTATCTAAAGAATTATTCTGATGAAAAGGTTTATATTCTATATAAAGAAAGTATGCGAATCTTAAGAAAAGTAAGGTATAATTAA
- a CDS encoding metallophosphoesterase, whose translation MNRTLVIGDMHGALKALQQLTEKAKITTDDTLIFLGDYVDGWSDSAQLVSFLIELQKTYNCIFIRGNHDELCYTWLTEKKYNPEWMKHGGQATIDSYDKLSKQEIDIHLGFYENLTNYFIDDHNRLFLHAGFTNLHGPHREYFSKLFYWDRTLWETALSIDPKLKKTDLTYPKRLLLFDEIYIGHTPVTRINKTTPVNATCIWNIDTGAAFKGPLTIMDIDTKEFWQSDPVYKLYPNEKGRN comes from the coding sequence ATGAACAGAACTCTTGTTATTGGAGATATGCACGGAGCTCTAAAAGCTCTCCAACAATTAACTGAAAAAGCAAAAATTACCACTGATGATACCTTAATTTTTTTAGGTGATTATGTAGATGGGTGGAGTGATAGTGCCCAGCTTGTTTCTTTTCTTATAGAATTACAAAAAACATATAATTGCATCTTTATTAGAGGTAATCACGACGAGCTCTGTTACACTTGGTTAACGGAGAAAAAATACAATCCAGAATGGATGAAACATGGAGGTCAGGCTACTATCGACTCTTACGATAAATTATCAAAACAAGAGATTGATATTCATCTGGGGTTTTATGAAAATCTCACTAACTATTTCATAGATGACCATAACCGCCTGTTTCTTCATGCAGGTTTTACAAACCTTCATGGACCTCATCGAGAATATTTCAGTAAACTATTTTATTGGGATCGAACCTTATGGGAAACGGCTTTATCAATAGACCCAAAACTTAAAAAAACAGATCTTACTTATCCCAAAAGGCTTTTACTTTTTGATGAAATCTACATTGGTCATACTCCCGTTACCAGAATTAACAAAACTACACCTGTGAATGCTACTTGTATTTGGAACATTGATACTGGTGCTGCTTTTAAAGGCCCTCTTACAATTATGGATATTGACACCAAAGAGTTTTGGCAAAGTGATCCTGTATACAAACTATATCCAAACGAAAAAGGAAGAAATTAA
- a CDS encoding kelch repeat-containing protein has translation MKTSKILLAFLLSIHIACDTEDDDIIIDDVSESSLTFDLKTSEDQMGGFAENTMVVFDGKVWSVGGDNAYTADDTYGNAVWSSDNGINWVSVTSDLFEARYRHTLTVFNNEMWLIGGKNNSDDFLSDIWRSSDGSTWYNVTMTAPFGNMSAHTTTVFNNKMYVIGPSSSRTNMIVWSTIDGVNWVEENANAFPVRGNHETVVFNGSLYVIAGRNETSRFNEIWSSTDGISWSSVATSTPIFNARDLYTATVFNNKVWIINGQSETSRITKDIWHSSDMINWTRYEEFIPFQSSHSHSSLVYDDQIWFFGGYIASGTSGEIWTIDED, from the coding sequence ATGAAAACCTCAAAAATCTTATTAGCATTTCTACTTAGTATTCACATCGCCTGTGATACCGAAGATGATGACATTATAATAGATGATGTTTCAGAAAGTTCATTAACATTTGATCTAAAAACTTCTGAAGATCAAATGGGTGGATTTGCAGAAAACACCATGGTTGTATTTGATGGAAAAGTATGGTCTGTAGGTGGAGATAATGCATATACCGCTGATGACACTTATGGAAACGCTGTTTGGTCAAGTGATAATGGAATAAATTGGGTATCCGTTACTAGCGATCTTTTCGAAGCAAGATATCGTCATACATTAACTGTATTTAATAACGAAATGTGGCTAATTGGTGGAAAAAACAACTCAGATGATTTTTTATCTGATATTTGGAGATCTAGCGATGGTTCAACATGGTATAATGTCACTATGACCGCTCCGTTTGGTAATATGTCCGCTCATACCACAACGGTATTTAATAACAAAATGTATGTTATAGGCCCATCCTCATCAAGAACCAATATGATTGTATGGTCTACGATAGATGGAGTCAATTGGGTAGAAGAAAATGCAAACGCTTTCCCGGTTAGAGGCAACCATGAAACAGTTGTTTTTAATGGCTCTTTATATGTTATAGCCGGCAGAAACGAAACTAGTCGCTTTAATGAAATCTGGTCAAGTACTGATGGGATTAGTTGGTCATCAGTAGCTACATCTACTCCTATTTTTAATGCTAGAGATTTATATACAGCAACTGTTTTCAATAACAAAGTATGGATTATTAATGGTCAGTCAGAAACATCAAGAATTACAAAAGATATATGGCATTCTTCCGATATGATTAACTGGACAAGGTATGAGGAATTTATTCCTTTTCAGAGCTCCCATTCTCATTCTAGCCTTGTATACGATGATCAAATTTGGTTTTTCGGAGGATATATAGCATCTGGAACATCTGGAGAAATCTGGACAATTGATGAAGATTAA